In Tessaracoccus sp. MC1865, the DNA window CGGCTCCGTCGGCGACGGAAAGGTGTGGTCCACCATGGTCGACGAGGTGGTCCGCATCCGCACCGGCGAGAGCGGCGCGGCCGCCGTCTAGCCGGTCACGAAGGGGAACGCGGCGAACTGCTTCTCGAGCCTGGAGGCCGTCGCCGGCGTGATGTCGGTGAACGCATCGATCTCGAACTGCCGCTTCCCCGGACGACCGCTCCTCGTCCACACGCCCACCACCGTGCCGCCGATCACCACCGAACGCCTGAACACCCCGTTGTTGCCGGGGACCAGCCGCTGGTGGTGGTCGGCGGTCATGGCGAACAGGCGGTCCTGGTAGCCGAGGACGAACTCATCGAAACCGGGCAGCAGCAGCGGCGCTGACGTGGCCCGGCCCAGTTCCCGCGACTCCTCCAGGAGCCCAGGACGCCAGTAGCTGGGCTCCTCCGCCCCGTCGGTCTCGAACTCGCCGACGATGAGCGCCAGGCCCCGCCGGATCTGGGCCAGCGTCAACTTGGTCCACCACGCGAAGTCGCGCACCGTGGCCGGCCCGTGGGTGGTGAGGTAGCGGCGCAGGAATTCTGCGGTGGCCGCGTCGTGGTCGCCGTTGAAGCGGCCCTCCAGATCTGTGCCCCGCGGCAGCCAGGCGTCGGCCAACACCACGTCCTGCTCCGTGCCGTTCCACGGCCCGTAGACGACTGTCCCCTCGGCGATGAGGTGGAACAACAGGTGGTACCCGCGCCCCCCTTTGGTGCGCAGGCCGTGCTCATCCCAGAGCTCGAACAACTCCGCCCGGGAGAAGGGCTCCCCCAGCAACCCGACGGCGAGGTCGCGCGCACGGCCCAGCTGCTGCTGGTCCAGTTCGAGCTGCTGCTTGCGCCTGTCCGCCGCCCGGATGGAGGGCCACGAGCACAGTTGAGTGATCCAGGCCGCGTCCGCCGCGGGCATCAGGAACACCGTGCCGCGCATGGGGTAACCCCGCACGATCCGGGCCTCGTTGAGGGCTGTTAGCACGTCGTCGACCGAGTTCGACGGGGTGCGCAGCGCCGCCGACGCCAGCACGCCCGGCAGGTCCTGGCCCTGCATGGCGCCGAACGCGGTGAGGGCATCAACCGGGGACGGGTAGGGACGGGTGATCAGCCCCTGGGCGACAAGGCGGCTTCTGCCGAGCGTGGATGCCATGCGCACCAGTATTCCCGGTGGCGGGGACAGTCAGGCCAGGTTGCGTGCCACCACAGCGGCGACCTCGCGGCCGCTGCGCACCGCACCCTCCATGTAGCCGTTGAAGCGGGTGGAGTACTCCGCGCCCGCCCAGTGCAGCACGCCGTCGGGTTCTGCCAGCACCGGCCCGTTGGTGGTCCAGACGCCGGGCGAGAAGTGGGCACCGTGGCAACCGCCGGTGAACTTCTCTGTGGCCCAGTCGCGCTCGATGTAGGTGAGCGGCTCTGCCGCCTCCTGCCCAAAGCTGCGCACCACGGACTCCGTGAAGGCGCGCTCACGCAGGGTGATGGAACGACGCGACAGCGAATCCGCGTCTGCGCCCTCGAAGAAGCCCATGAGATGCCCCTTGGAGGCGCCCACGGCCGTCGTGTCGAAGGTGACGCGGACGGCGCCCTCATCGGCGGAGGACTGCCCGCTGAGGCCGCGTTCGCGCCAGAAGGGGGTGTCGTAGATCAGGAAGGCCTTGATCACGTTGCCCGGAGCGACCTTGTCGGCCGCTTCGCCGCGCCACGCCGGCAGCGGCGGCTCATGCTCGAGCGACATCGCGAGACGGGGAGGCAGGGTGGAGATGACCTGCTTGGCCTCGATGACCTCACCGTCGGCGAGGTGGAGGGTGGCGGAGAGGGGGCCGTGCTCCACCTTCACCACTTCGGCGCCCAGCCGGACGACGTCACCGAGCCTGGCGGCGAGGGCCTCAGCCACCGTCGCCATGCCGCCCTGGACGCGACGCTGGTGGAGGCCACCGTTGCTGGCGAGCATGGTTTCGAGGTCCGGGCCGGAGTTGACCTGGATGAGGCCCTCCAGCAGCGTGCAGTCCTTCGGCATGGGGCCGAACGCGGCGGAGTAGACCTCCGAGAAGCGACGCTGCGCTCCCTGCGTGCGCAGGTTGGTGGTGATCCAGCGACGGAGGGCCTGGTTCAGCCAGGCGTCGTTGGCCTTGCGCCAGGCGTTGTCGGAACGGAAACGCTCGGCGAGGCGGCGCAGGCGCAGCAGGCCCTGCCCCAGGTCTGAGACCTCGAACGGAGTGAGGGCCGGTTCGTCCTCCGACGACGGCACGGCCAGCGCCTGCCCGCGGAGACGGATGATGAGATTGCCCTCGGCGGGCAGCCCGATGACCTCGAGGCCGAGGTCGTCGATGATCTCGAGGAGCGAGTCGAATCCGGGGCCGATCCACTGGCCACCCAGTTCGACGTAGCTCCCATCGGGGAGGGTCTTGTTCTCCACGCGCCCGCCGACGCGGTTGCGAGCCTCGAGCACGGTGACACTCAGCCCTCGATCCACAAGATGCTGTGCGGCCACCAGCCCTGCAAGGCCAGCCCCGATGATGGCGCAGTCGAACACGAGTTTCCTCCTCTACCGGACGTCTCGGGCTCGTTCCCGAAACGCAGACACCAGACTACAAGGCGACCGGTGGCCCGATCCTCCTGGGTCGGCCATGGGACTTCGCTCACCCCCACCGACGCGTCGCGCCACAAAGGCTCAGGCCCCCGGTCGGGGACCGGGGGCCTGGTTGGAGCCGCCCACGGGAATCGAACCCGTGACCTACGCTTTACGAGAGCGTCGCTCTACCGACTGAGCTAGGGCGGCAGCAAGACGGAACTATACAGAACCACGGGCACCTTGTGCCAACCGGCTAGGAGCAGCGCGTCCCCTCGTCCGGGACCACCCCGTCGTACAGGAACTCGTTGACCGCATCGCGGATGCAGGTGTTGTCGCCGGTGACCGCACCGTGACCGGCACCCTCGAGCGTGAGCAGCGCGCCCGACTCCAGTTGCTCGGCCATGGACACGGCCTGTTCATACGGCGTGGCCGAGTCGCCCGTCGTGCCCACCACGAGAATGGGGGGCGCGCCCGGGCCGGTGATCTCCAGTTGCGGAGCCGAGCCCGCCGTCCAGAACTCGCAGGCGTACGACGTGCCCATGTTCGGCGCCATCACCGGCGCGACGGAGAAGGTCTCCTTCCACGCGGGGAGCACTGCGGCGGCGCCCTCATCCACCCCGTCGACGCAGCCCATCGCGGGGAAGGCGTACAGCGGGGTGCCGTAGCTGTCCGGCGCGCGGCCGTTGTACAGGTCCGCCAACATGAGCAGCGACTCGCCATCGCCGGCGATGGCCTCTCCGATGTACTGCGCCAGGGAGCGGTAGGCCTGGTCGTCCTCGTACAGCAGCACCGCGATGCCCAGCGCCGCCAGCGTCTGCGTCAACTGCCTCCCGTTGACCTCCAGGGGCCTCTGGTCCAGACGGGTCAACATGCTCTCGATGTCGGCCCGGATGGCGCCGGCGTCGTCGCCCAGATCACAGAGGTCTGAGCCGGCGCACCAGTCGATGAAGTTGTTCAGGGCAAGTTCGAACCCGGCCACCTGGGGCGTGGGTTCGCGATCCGTGATCTCGACGGCGGCGTCGAGCACCAGCCGACCGGTGGTGTCCGGGAACAACTGGGCGTACATGGCTCCCACGTAGGTGCCGTAGGACACGCCCAGGTAGTTCAGCTTGGGCGCGCCGGAGAGGTGGCGGAGCAGGTCGAGGTCGCGCACCACGTCGATGGTGGTGAGGTGGTCGAGCAACTTCCCGGAACCGTCGCGGCACTGCTGCGCGAAGTCGATGGAGCCCTGGCGCAGCGCCTTGTCCTCCGCGGTGTCATCGGGGCTGCCGTCGAGCAGCACCATCTGCTCGGTCTCCTTGAACGTGCCGCACACCACGTGCGTCGACCCGCCGGTGCCGCGCGGATCCCAGCCGTAGGTGTCGAAGTTCTGCCAGCGGCCGGCCAGCCCGATCGCCATGTCCTGGCCACCGAACCCCGGCCCGCCCGGGTTGACGAACAGCGGGCCACGCGAGGAGTCCCCGCCGGGCACCCTCGTCATCGCGAGTTCGATCGCGTCGCCTTCGGGGTCCTCCCAGTCGAGGGGGGCCAGCACGGTGGCGCACTGGGCGCGGCCGCCCTCGCCGCATTCCTCCCACTCGACCGTCTGGGTGGCGTACTCGCCGTAGCCGCCCAGCCCGTCCAGGAAGTCGACGCTGGGCTGGCCCTCGGCCTGGTAGTCGAGTTGCCGATCCGCGTTCGCGTTGTCCACCGGGGGCATCGTGGGCTGCTCGGAGATGGCCTTCTCCGGAACTCCCGGCATCCGGGAACCGGAGGGCACCGGCGACGGCGTCACGGTGCCTGGCCTGGTGGGTGAGGCGGGCGTGTCGCGGCTGCGGCCGCCGACCATGCCGCCGAGGAACAGGGCACCGACGAGGGCCAGCGCGATCATCGCCAGGATCATCTGGGCGACCTTGACCGACCTACTCATCAACAACCTTTCCCGCCACGCGTTCCCTACGCGCCCGCGCCGTCGAACATACCGACTCCAGCGGACAGCGCACGACCTCGCCCGTGGGCCGACGCACCGTCACGGCGTTGGACGGCACGTCGTGTCCCACCACGACGCCGCCTGCTCCGTCGTCCGTGGTCACCTGGTCGCCGATCGACGGGGCCTTCCGCAGGAAATCCACGTAC includes these proteins:
- a CDS encoding alpha/beta hydrolase; the protein is MSRSVKVAQMILAMIALALVGALFLGGMVGGRSRDTPASPTRPGTVTPSPVPSGSRMPGVPEKAISEQPTMPPVDNANADRQLDYQAEGQPSVDFLDGLGGYGEYATQTVEWEECGEGGRAQCATVLAPLDWEDPEGDAIELAMTRVPGGDSSRGPLFVNPGGPGFGGQDMAIGLAGRWQNFDTYGWDPRGTGGSTHVVCGTFKETEQMVLLDGSPDDTAEDKALRQGSIDFAQQCRDGSGKLLDHLTTIDVVRDLDLLRHLSGAPKLNYLGVSYGTYVGAMYAQLFPDTTGRLVLDAAVEITDREPTPQVAGFELALNNFIDWCAGSDLCDLGDDAGAIRADIESMLTRLDQRPLEVNGRQLTQTLAALGIAVLLYEDDQAYRSLAQYIGEAIAGDGESLLMLADLYNGRAPDSYGTPLYAFPAMGCVDGVDEGAAAVLPAWKETFSVAPVMAPNMGTSYACEFWTAGSAPQLEITGPGAPPILVVGTTGDSATPYEQAVSMAEQLESGALLTLEGAGHGAVTGDNTCIRDAVNEFLYDGVVPDEGTRCS
- a CDS encoding FAD-dependent oxidoreductase gives rise to the protein MFDCAIIGAGLAGLVAAQHLVDRGLSVTVLEARNRVGGRVENKTLPDGSYVELGGQWIGPGFDSLLEIIDDLGLEVIGLPAEGNLIIRLRGQALAVPSSEDEPALTPFEVSDLGQGLLRLRRLAERFRSDNAWRKANDAWLNQALRRWITTNLRTQGAQRRFSEVYSAAFGPMPKDCTLLEGLIQVNSGPDLETMLASNGGLHQRRVQGGMATVAEALAARLGDVVRLGAEVVKVEHGPLSATLHLADGEVIEAKQVISTLPPRLAMSLEHEPPLPAWRGEAADKVAPGNVIKAFLIYDTPFWRERGLSGQSSADEGAVRVTFDTTAVGASKGHLMGFFEGADADSLSRRSITLRERAFTESVVRSFGQEAAEPLTYIERDWATEKFTGGCHGAHFSPGVWTTNGPVLAEPDGVLHWAGAEYSTRFNGYMEGAVRSGREVAAVVARNLA
- a CDS encoding winged helix DNA-binding domain-containing protein yields the protein MASTLGRSRLVAQGLITRPYPSPVDALTAFGAMQGQDLPGVLASAALRTPSNSVDDVLTALNEARIVRGYPMRGTVFLMPAADAAWITQLCSWPSIRAADRRKQQLELDQQQLGRARDLAVGLLGEPFSRAELFELWDEHGLRTKGGRGYHLLFHLIAEGTVVYGPWNGTEQDVVLADAWLPRGTDLEGRFNGDHDAATAEFLRRYLTTHGPATVRDFAWWTKLTLAQIRRGLALIVGEFETDGAEEPSYWRPGLLEESRELGRATSAPLLLPGFDEFVLGYQDRLFAMTADHHQRLVPGNNGVFRRSVVIGGTVVGVWTRSGRPGKRQFEIDAFTDITPATASRLEKQFAAFPFVTG